Proteins found in one Patagioenas fasciata isolate bPatFas1 chromosome 13, bPatFas1.hap1, whole genome shotgun sequence genomic segment:
- the LOC136115634 gene encoding maestro heat-like repeat family member 5 isoform X1, producing the protein MAERPPIRPRLGWQERPPSRPRVAWQEEVGGPQEVRSPPQPNQVDVVQPLQIDADSLPAYEVEPEHVDSIVSLFSSPDKDEEQKMEFLKCIAMIFRDATYNDLSQGLDLFCQRYELVENIEVLLEEEPRDQLPTVVQRIAAFAMADMSFVEEVLEGKDRSHIQACFSSVFMLPPKEEMRDLKPYLYFMTMKAVDSMLVALVLNSPASQVSEKMQDIFQMLLTFSTSERASVRERAVGRMRLLSFLLTNYSSLKADPNEDRDDSGAEIQMPILGQLLGHLLLFLSFKEEETSCLALDTLCFLFQFKCQQHCVTVPEENAQLQEDWEAEVASLTSSSRAPHITKLFAEHLQPSDRTDMVLVFIEALTDSSTFDKKAARNMLDMVKRDCDFWLVDVPKITSCIHKTLGCINTAPARQRVVSLIVWMADKCPGEVVSTLLSIAPPADSTALALWEVMFSVPQTLQNVLKELHIQLQDRHRRVLHTCWEDTSILRLAILASNDLQDEEFAPMYLIMRFLRQRRPKVLSLVLRGLMTLSEREEMARKMKVMLPDLSWVLQYGNNVIKTKALVVFRNVMAQLEREEASPIAVVLAKLLLPFFDDELSQLRKFSISLFRDLMKMVVENDKRKMKNTVQLGLLPLFFHMSDQVQSVAKVAREALLDAAELLKWKQLGHLVQTQQTWRTGESLLERDRSRAQELLRQSLP; encoded by the exons ATGGCGGAGAGACCCCCCATCCGACCTAggctgggctggcaggagagaccccccagccgcccccgggtggcctggcaggaggaggttgggggtccccaggaggtcagatctccaccgcagcccaaccaggtggatgtggtccagccactgcagatcg ATGCCGATTCGTTACCCGCGTATGAGGTGGAACCAGAACATGTGGACTCCATCGTGTCCCTTTTCAGCAGCCCAGACAAG gACGAGGAACAGAAGATGGAGTTCCTTAAATGCATTGCCATGATcttcagagatgcaacatacaacgaCTTGTCCCAGGGCCTAGacctcttctgccagagatacgagctggtAGAGAATATCGAG gtgctgctggaagaggagcccagggaccaACTGCCCACAGTGGTGCAGCGGATTGCCGCATTTGCCATGGCCGACATGAG CTTCGTGGAGGAGGTGCTGGAAGGCAAAGATAGGAGCCACATCCAGGCCTGCTTCTCCAGCGTCTTCATGCTTCCTCCAAAAGAGGAAATGAGGGACCTGAAACCTTACCTCTACTTCATG ACCATGAAGGCTGTGGACAGCATGCTTGTGGCGTTGGTGCTCAACTCTCCTGCCTCTCAAGTCAGTGAGAAGATGCAggatatcttccag atgctcttgactttCAGCACCTCTGAGAGGGCATCTGTGCGGGAGAGGGCTGTGGGCAGGATGAGGCTGCTGAGCTTCTTGCTGACCAACTACTCCTCACTGAAG GCTGATCCGAATGAGGACAGAGATGATTCCGGTGCTGAGATCCAGATGCCAATCCTTGGACAGCTGCTAGGACATCTCCTCCTATTCCTgtcattcaaggaagaagagaccagcTGCTTGGCTTTGGACACTCTCTGTTTCCTCTTCCAATTCAAGTGTCAGCAACACT GTGTGACGGTGCCAGAGGAGAATGCACAGCTCCAGGAGGACTGGGAAGCCGAGGTCGCCTCCTTGACCTCTTCGTCCAGAGCTCCTCACATTACCAAG cTCTTTGCAGAACATCTCCAGCCTTCCGACAGAACAGACATGGTCCTGGTGTTCATCGAGGCACTGACCGactccagcacctttgacaagAAGGCGGCCAGAAACATGCTGGACATGGTCAAGAGAGACTGCGAtttctggctggtggat gtgccaaagatcacgagctgcatccacAAAACCCTGGGGTGCATCAACACGGCCCCAGCCCGGCAGAGAGTGGTGTCCCTAATTGTCTGGATGGCTGACAAGTGCCCTGGGGAGGTGGTGTCCACGCTGCTGTCAATCGCACCACCAGcagacag cactgccctggcactgtgggaggtgatgttctccgTGCCCCAGACCCTGCAGAACGTGTTGAAGGAGCTGCACATCCAACTCCAGGACCGGCACCGTAGGGTCTTACATACATGCTGGGAGGACACATCCATCCTTCGCTTGGCT ATCCTGGCCAGCAATGACCTGCAAGATGAGGAGTTTGCTCCAATGTACCTCATCATGAGGTTTCTGAGGCAGCGAAGACCAAAggtgctctccctggtgctcaggggcttgatgacgctgtcagagagagaagagatg GCCAGAAAAATGAAGGTCATGCTGCCAGACCTGTCGTGGGTCCTGCAGTACGGCAATAACGTCATCAAGACCAAGGCTCTGGTGGTCTTCAGAAACGtgatggctcagctggagagggaggaggccagCCCCATCGCCGTGGTGCTGGCAAAGCTTCTCCTGCCCTTCTTTGATGAC gagctgagccagctgagaaagttctccatcagcctcttcagggacctgatgaagatggtggtggagaacgacaagagaaagatgaagaacACGGTGCAACTTggcctgctccctctcttcttccacaTGAGTGACCAAGTGCAGAGCGTGGCCAAG gtggccagggaagccctcctggATGCAGCAGAGCTCCTCAAGTGGAAACAGCTCGGACATCTCGTGCAGACTCAGCAGACATGGAGGactggagagagcttg ctggagcgggacaggagcagggctcagGAGCTCTTGAGGCAGAGCCTGCCGTAG
- the LOC136115634 gene encoding maestro heat-like repeat-containing protein family member 7 isoform X2, whose product MEFLKCIAMIFRDATYNDLSQGLDLFCQRYELVENIEVLLEEEPRDQLPTVVQRIAAFAMADMSFVEEVLEGKDRSHIQACFSSVFMLPPKEEMRDLKPYLYFMTMKAVDSMLVALVLNSPASQVSEKMQDIFQMLLTFSTSERASVRERAVGRMRLLSFLLTNYSSLKADPNEDRDDSGAEIQMPILGQLLGHLLLFLSFKEEETSCLALDTLCFLFQFKCQQHCVTVPEENAQLQEDWEAEVASLTSSSRAPHITKLFAEHLQPSDRTDMVLVFIEALTDSSTFDKKAARNMLDMVKRDCDFWLVDVPKITSCIHKTLGCINTAPARQRVVSLIVWMADKCPGEVVSTLLSIAPPADSTALALWEVMFSVPQTLQNVLKELHIQLQDRHRRVLHTCWEDTSILRLAILASNDLQDEEFAPMYLIMRFLRQRRPKVLSLVLRGLMTLSEREEMARKMKVMLPDLSWVLQYGNNVIKTKALVVFRNVMAQLEREEASPIAVVLAKLLLPFFDDELSQLRKFSISLFRDLMKMVVENDKRKMKNTVQLGLLPLFFHMSDQVQSVAKVAREALLDAAELLKWKQLGHLVQTQQTWRTGESLLERDRSRAQELLRQSLP is encoded by the exons ATGGAGTTCCTTAAATGCATTGCCATGATcttcagagatgcaacatacaacgaCTTGTCCCAGGGCCTAGacctcttctgccagagatacgagctggtAGAGAATATCGAG gtgctgctggaagaggagcccagggaccaACTGCCCACAGTGGTGCAGCGGATTGCCGCATTTGCCATGGCCGACATGAG CTTCGTGGAGGAGGTGCTGGAAGGCAAAGATAGGAGCCACATCCAGGCCTGCTTCTCCAGCGTCTTCATGCTTCCTCCAAAAGAGGAAATGAGGGACCTGAAACCTTACCTCTACTTCATG ACCATGAAGGCTGTGGACAGCATGCTTGTGGCGTTGGTGCTCAACTCTCCTGCCTCTCAAGTCAGTGAGAAGATGCAggatatcttccag atgctcttgactttCAGCACCTCTGAGAGGGCATCTGTGCGGGAGAGGGCTGTGGGCAGGATGAGGCTGCTGAGCTTCTTGCTGACCAACTACTCCTCACTGAAG GCTGATCCGAATGAGGACAGAGATGATTCCGGTGCTGAGATCCAGATGCCAATCCTTGGACAGCTGCTAGGACATCTCCTCCTATTCCTgtcattcaaggaagaagagaccagcTGCTTGGCTTTGGACACTCTCTGTTTCCTCTTCCAATTCAAGTGTCAGCAACACT GTGTGACGGTGCCAGAGGAGAATGCACAGCTCCAGGAGGACTGGGAAGCCGAGGTCGCCTCCTTGACCTCTTCGTCCAGAGCTCCTCACATTACCAAG cTCTTTGCAGAACATCTCCAGCCTTCCGACAGAACAGACATGGTCCTGGTGTTCATCGAGGCACTGACCGactccagcacctttgacaagAAGGCGGCCAGAAACATGCTGGACATGGTCAAGAGAGACTGCGAtttctggctggtggat gtgccaaagatcacgagctgcatccacAAAACCCTGGGGTGCATCAACACGGCCCCAGCCCGGCAGAGAGTGGTGTCCCTAATTGTCTGGATGGCTGACAAGTGCCCTGGGGAGGTGGTGTCCACGCTGCTGTCAATCGCACCACCAGcagacag cactgccctggcactgtgggaggtgatgttctccgTGCCCCAGACCCTGCAGAACGTGTTGAAGGAGCTGCACATCCAACTCCAGGACCGGCACCGTAGGGTCTTACATACATGCTGGGAGGACACATCCATCCTTCGCTTGGCT ATCCTGGCCAGCAATGACCTGCAAGATGAGGAGTTTGCTCCAATGTACCTCATCATGAGGTTTCTGAGGCAGCGAAGACCAAAggtgctctccctggtgctcaggggcttgatgacgctgtcagagagagaagagatg GCCAGAAAAATGAAGGTCATGCTGCCAGACCTGTCGTGGGTCCTGCAGTACGGCAATAACGTCATCAAGACCAAGGCTCTGGTGGTCTTCAGAAACGtgatggctcagctggagagggaggaggccagCCCCATCGCCGTGGTGCTGGCAAAGCTTCTCCTGCCCTTCTTTGATGAC gagctgagccagctgagaaagttctccatcagcctcttcagggacctgatgaagatggtggtggagaacgacaagagaaagatgaagaacACGGTGCAACTTggcctgctccctctcttcttccacaTGAGTGACCAAGTGCAGAGCGTGGCCAAG gtggccagggaagccctcctggATGCAGCAGAGCTCCTCAAGTGGAAACAGCTCGGACATCTCGTGCAGACTCAGCAGACATGGAGGactggagagagcttg ctggagcgggacaggagcagggctcagGAGCTCTTGAGGCAGAGCCTGCCGTAG